A region of Elusimicrobiota bacterium DNA encodes the following proteins:
- a CDS encoding TolC family protein has translation MRMGELNGMTATVDAEQILYAGGSVRAGQRAARAGIAADKESLRAAQEETIFAVKRLFWRILLASATVSIQQDTLTSAEDHLLTIRTRYKEGLDSDLTVLRQEVEVAGTKPLLIRARNLLETGLTLLKMTLTMDVDHPLSISGDLSSPTEPLPPYEGLVGLALEHDAALQAARQRSLSAQHNVGVVRGTARPSLALFGRYEWQAQSPDFSPTADEKGESLAAGLRAYTPLFMGGSNLERIRQAELEYQKSVEQEKQAERSVRAALKTDYLDAQEALERAQSQNTAIAQARRALDAMEVRYRAGQASQLDLNDATLSLQRARLAHVLALSDYWTSVGAVEKTTGRHF, from the coding sequence ATGCGCATGGGGGAATTGAACGGGATGACGGCCACGGTGGACGCCGAACAAATCCTCTACGCCGGTGGCAGTGTCCGGGCCGGTCAACGGGCCGCCCGGGCGGGGATCGCCGCGGACAAAGAATCCCTGCGGGCCGCCCAGGAGGAAACGATTTTCGCGGTGAAACGGCTGTTTTGGCGGATCCTGCTGGCCAGCGCCACCGTTTCCATTCAGCAGGACACCCTGACCTCGGCCGAGGACCATCTCCTTACCATTCGAACCCGTTATAAAGAGGGGTTGGACAGCGACCTCACGGTCCTTCGCCAGGAAGTGGAAGTGGCGGGCACAAAACCGTTGTTGATTCGGGCCAGGAATCTGTTGGAAACCGGCCTGACCCTCCTCAAAATGACGTTGACCATGGACGTGGACCATCCTCTTTCAATCTCGGGGGACCTATCATCGCCGACGGAACCTCTTCCGCCCTATGAAGGATTGGTCGGTTTAGCGCTGGAACATGACGCCGCCCTTCAGGCGGCTCGTCAGCGCTCCCTTTCCGCCCAACACAACGTGGGTGTCGTTCGGGGCACCGCTCGCCCCTCCCTCGCTCTTTTCGGCCGGTATGAATGGCAGGCCCAGTCGCCGGACTTTTCCCCCACGGCGGACGAGAAAGGAGAAAGCCTGGCGGCGGGCCTTCGCGCCTACACACCGTTGTTCATGGGCGGGTCCAACCTGGAACGTATCCGCCAAGCCGAGCTCGAATATCAAAAAAGCGTGGAGCAGGAAAAGCAAGCCGAACGGTCCGTCCGAGCGGCGCTCAAAACCGATTATTTGGACGCCCAAGAAGCGCTCGAACGGGCCCAGTCCCAGAACACCGCCATCGCCCAAGCCCGCCGTGCCCTCGATGCCATGGAGGTGCGTTACCGGGCGGGCCAAGCCAGCCAGCTGGACCTGAACGACGCCACCCTCTCCCTCCAACGGGCCCGGTTGGCTCACGTTTTGGCTTTAAGCGACTATTGGACCAGCGTCGGCGCCGTGGAAAAAACCACAGGCCGACATTTTTAA